A single window of Streptomyces aquilus DNA harbors:
- a CDS encoding cupredoxin domain-containing protein codes for MHTEETTAPASHQRRSRVGNRVLLATGLGAGLAAVAGLGLLQASAGAAAPQQAAPAAAAEPMADMDHSAGEAAAADHTIEIKDYKYAQPKLTVKVGDTVKWVNEDTAPHTVTTTSGPAKFDSGNLQKGDSWSYTFTKAGTYDYYCAVHPDMTASITVVADDDSGSSGGSTGGATGGSTGGSTGGSSGGSTGGSTGGGTGGSTGGSTGGSTGGSTGGSSSGGSGGGDGGDEQCVSVQQVLLPILRHINSAHLEESPGQQVKDALELDSYIKMHTVWLESILTPAVNGVGSVSDDTLSVLLQHINSAHLEESLGQQVADLLNVDSYVKMHTVWAEHLLAPTEDYVTNSC; via the coding sequence GTCGCCGGGCTCGGCCTGTTGCAGGCGTCCGCCGGGGCCGCGGCCCCGCAGCAGGCGGCACCCGCCGCGGCGGCCGAACCGATGGCGGACATGGACCACTCGGCCGGCGAGGCCGCCGCGGCCGACCACACCATCGAGATCAAGGACTACAAGTACGCCCAGCCGAAGCTGACCGTGAAGGTCGGCGACACCGTGAAGTGGGTCAACGAGGACACCGCTCCGCACACGGTCACCACCACCAGTGGCCCGGCCAAGTTCGACTCCGGGAACCTGCAGAAGGGCGACAGCTGGTCGTACACCTTCACCAAGGCCGGTACCTACGACTACTACTGCGCGGTCCACCCGGACATGACGGCCTCGATCACCGTGGTCGCCGACGACGACTCGGGCTCCTCCGGCGGGTCGACCGGCGGGGCGACGGGCGGCAGCACGGGCGGTTCGACGGGCGGCAGCTCGGGGGGTTCGACCGGCGGGTCGACGGGTGGCGGCACGGGTGGCTCCACCGGGGGGTCGACCGGCGGTTCCACCGGTGGTTCCACCGGGGGTTCGAGCAGCGGGGGCAGCGGCGGGGGTGACGGTGGCGACGAGCAGTGCGTCAGCGTCCAGCAGGTGCTGCTGCCGATCCTGCGGCACATCAACTCGGCGCACCTGGAGGAGTCCCCGGGGCAGCAGGTGAAGGACGCGCTCGAACTGGACAGCTACATCAAGATGCACACCGTCTGGCTGGAGTCGATCCTCACGCCCGCGGTGAACGGCGTCGGCAGTGTCTCGGACGACACCCTGAGCGTGCTGTTGCAGCACATCAACTCGGCGCACCTGGAGGAGTCGCTGGGGCAGCAGGTCGCGGACCTGCTCAACGTGGACTCCTACGTCAAGATGCACACCGTCTGGGCCGAGCATCTGCTCGCGCCGACCGAGGACTACGTCACCAACTCCTGCTGA
- a CDS encoding cupredoxin domain-containing protein, whose amino-acid sequence MPRLTVPRTLLAAFLVAASGTVLPAAPAHAATTHQVLMSGYAFSPRSLTVTAGDTVTWTNQDQAPHDVKTTSGPASVHSPMLNKGGSWSHTFTTAGTYGYVCTVHPDMTAQLVVKPAAAPAPTQHQHEHQHPTTSAPAQARTSRPAGSAEPSPHKSHAEHGHAEKSSSAEVNAPSAASPSASAATSPASIDAQATAASTGRPLDPLLLLTGAVAGVAVLCLLLVGSRAATRGEGEGERG is encoded by the coding sequence ATGCCCCGCCTGACCGTCCCGCGCACCCTGCTCGCCGCCTTCCTCGTGGCCGCGTCCGGCACCGTGCTGCCCGCCGCCCCGGCCCACGCCGCCACCACCCACCAGGTCCTCATGTCCGGCTACGCGTTCAGCCCCCGCTCGCTGACCGTCACGGCCGGGGACACCGTCACCTGGACCAACCAGGACCAGGCCCCGCACGACGTGAAGACCACCTCCGGGCCCGCCTCGGTCCACTCCCCGATGCTGAACAAGGGCGGCAGCTGGAGCCACACCTTCACCACCGCGGGGACCTACGGCTACGTCTGCACGGTCCACCCGGACATGACCGCCCAGCTGGTGGTGAAGCCGGCCGCGGCGCCCGCGCCGACCCAGCACCAGCACGAGCACCAGCACCCGACGACCTCCGCCCCGGCGCAGGCCCGCACCAGTCGGCCGGCCGGCTCGGCGGAGCCGTCCCCGCACAAGAGCCACGCCGAGCACGGCCACGCAGAGAAGTCCTCCTCGGCCGAGGTCAACGCCCCGTCCGCCGCGTCCCCCAGCGCCTCCGCGGCCACGTCACCGGCCTCGATCGATGCGCAGGCCACGGCGGCCTCCACGGGCCGGCCCCTGGACCCGCTGCTGCTCCTGACCGGTGCGGTCGCGGGTGTCGCGGTCCTGTGTCTGCTGCTGGTCGGCTCGCGCGCGGCCACCCGGGGAGAGGGAGAGGGGGAGCGCGGCTGA
- a CDS encoding LLM class flavin-dependent oxidoreductase: protein MQFGIFSVGDVTPDPTTGRTPTERERIKAMVAIALKAEEVGLDVFATGEHHNPPFVPSSPTTMLGYIAAQTERLVLSTSTTLITTNDPVKIAEDFAMLQHLADGRVDLMMGRGNTGPVYPWFGQDIRQGINLAIENYALLRRLWREDVVDWEGKFRTPLQGFTSTPRPLDDVPPFVWHGSIRSPEIAEQAAFYGDGFFHNNIFWPADHTKRMIELYRTRYAHYGHGTPEQAVVGLGGQVFMRARSQDAVREFRPYFDNAPVYGHGPSLEDFTDQTPLTVGSPQEVIEKTLTFREYAGDYQRQLFLLDHAGLPLKTVLEQLDILGEEVVPVLREEFAKGRPDDVPEAPTHASLLAAAKKETVSS from the coding sequence ATGCAGTTCGGGATCTTCAGCGTCGGTGACGTCACTCCGGACCCCACCACGGGCCGGACGCCGACCGAGCGCGAGCGCATCAAGGCCATGGTCGCCATCGCGCTGAAGGCCGAGGAGGTCGGACTCGACGTCTTCGCGACCGGCGAGCACCACAACCCGCCGTTCGTGCCGTCCTCGCCGACCACCATGCTCGGCTACATCGCCGCCCAGACCGAGCGGCTCGTGCTGTCCACCTCCACGACCCTCATCACCACCAACGACCCCGTGAAGATCGCCGAGGACTTCGCGATGCTCCAGCACCTGGCCGACGGGCGCGTCGACCTGATGATGGGGCGCGGGAACACCGGGCCGGTCTACCCCTGGTTCGGGCAGGACATCCGGCAGGGCATCAACCTCGCCATCGAGAACTACGCCCTGCTGCGCCGGCTGTGGCGCGAGGACGTCGTCGACTGGGAGGGGAAGTTCCGTACGCCGCTCCAGGGGTTCACCTCGACCCCGCGGCCGCTGGACGACGTACCGCCGTTCGTCTGGCACGGGTCCATCCGCTCGCCCGAGATCGCCGAGCAGGCCGCCTTCTACGGCGACGGCTTCTTCCACAACAACATCTTCTGGCCGGCCGACCACACCAAGCGGATGATCGAGCTGTACCGGACGCGGTACGCGCACTACGGCCACGGCACCCCCGAGCAGGCCGTCGTCGGCCTCGGCGGGCAGGTGTTCATGCGGGCCAGGTCGCAGGACGCGGTGCGGGAGTTCCGGCCGTACTTCGACAACGCGCCGGTGTACGGGCACGGGCCGTCCCTGGAGGACTTCACCGACCAGACGCCGCTGACCGTGGGCTCGCCGCAGGAGGTCATCGAGAAGACGCTGACCTTCCGCGAGTACGCCGGCGACTACCAGCGCCAGCTGTTCCTGCTGGACCACGCCGGGCTGCCGCTGAAGACCGTCCTCGAACAGCTCGACATCCTCGGCGAGGAGGTCGTTCCGGTGCTGCGCGAGGAATTCGCCAAGGGCCGCCCGGATGATGTGCCGGAGGCGCCCACCCACGCGTCGCTGCTGGCCGCTGCGAAGAAGGAGACTGTGTCGTCATGA
- a CDS encoding CE1759 family FMN reductase produces MKLVVVSAGLSVPSSTRLLADRLAAAVGRTAAVDVQVVELRELAVEIAHFFTNGFPGKALAAAQEAVAGADGLIAVTPVFSASYSGLFKSFFDVLDKDALVGKPVLVAATGGSARHSLVLEHALRPLFAYLRAVVVPTAVYAASEDWGAEGLEGRIERAAGELGALMAGLSGRPVVSAVGASGAAVDLPAARGGGDGGFEVVPFAEQLAALAPKR; encoded by the coding sequence ATGAAGCTTGTCGTCGTCTCGGCGGGGCTGAGCGTGCCCTCCTCCACGCGGTTGCTCGCCGACCGGCTGGCCGCCGCCGTGGGGCGAACGGCCGCGGTGGATGTCCAGGTCGTCGAGTTGCGTGAGCTCGCCGTGGAGATCGCGCACTTCTTCACCAACGGGTTCCCCGGCAAGGCACTGGCCGCCGCGCAGGAGGCGGTGGCCGGGGCCGACGGGCTGATCGCCGTCACGCCGGTGTTCTCCGCCTCGTACAGCGGGCTGTTCAAGTCGTTCTTCGACGTCCTCGACAAGGACGCGCTGGTCGGGAAGCCGGTGCTCGTCGCCGCGACCGGGGGCAGCGCGCGGCACTCGCTCGTGCTGGAGCACGCGCTGCGGCCGCTGTTCGCCTACCTGCGGGCCGTGGTCGTGCCGACCGCGGTCTACGCCGCCTCCGAGGACTGGGGTGCGGAGGGGCTTGAGGGGCGGATCGAGCGGGCCGCGGGGGAGCTGGGTGCGCTGATGGCGGGTTTGTCGGGGAGGCCGGTGGTGAGCGCGGTGGGTGCGTCGGGTGCGGCGGTGGATCTGCCGGCCGCGCGGGGCGGGGGTGACGGTGGGTTCGAGGTCGTGCCCTTCGCCGAGCAGCTGGCCGCGCTGGCGCCCAAGCGGTGA
- a CDS encoding response regulator transcription factor — protein MPQTVLLAEDDRAIRHALERALTLEGYRVTAVADGVEALAQAHRTPPDVLVLDVMMPGIDGLQVCRVLRAEGDRTPILMLTALVETQDRIAGLDAGADDYVLKPFDVEEVFARLRALLRRTGGGAGGAGGGVGTGAGSGAADGGVSGSGDLAQKVVAERYLEAAGLRMDPQARRAWRDGRELELTRTEFELLELLVRNAGIVLDHSTIYDRIWGYDFGPGSKNLAVYVGYLRRKLDEPGAPQLIHTVRGVGYVLRED, from the coding sequence GTGCCTCAGACCGTGCTGCTCGCCGAAGACGACCGCGCCATCCGTCATGCGCTGGAGCGTGCCCTGACCCTGGAGGGCTACCGGGTCACCGCGGTCGCCGACGGGGTCGAGGCACTCGCGCAGGCCCACCGCACCCCGCCTGACGTGCTCGTCCTCGACGTGATGATGCCCGGCATCGACGGGCTCCAGGTGTGCCGGGTGCTGCGTGCCGAGGGCGACCGGACGCCGATCCTGATGCTGACGGCGCTCGTGGAGACCCAGGACCGGATCGCCGGGCTGGACGCGGGCGCCGACGACTACGTACTGAAGCCGTTCGACGTCGAAGAGGTCTTCGCCCGGTTGCGGGCGCTGTTGCGGCGGACCGGAGGCGGAGCCGGGGGTGCCGGCGGGGGCGTCGGCACGGGTGCCGGTTCGGGTGCGGCCGACGGTGGGGTTTCCGGGAGCGGTGACCTCGCGCAGAAGGTCGTGGCCGAGCGGTATCTGGAAGCCGCCGGGCTGCGCATGGACCCGCAGGCGCGGCGGGCCTGGCGGGACGGGCGGGAGCTGGAGCTGACCCGTACCGAGTTCGAGCTGCTGGAGCTGCTCGTCCGCAACGCCGGGATCGTGCTCGACCACTCGACGATCTACGACCGGATCTGGGGCTACGACTTCGGGCCCGGCTCGAAGAACCTCGCCGTCTACGTCGGCTACCTGCGGCGCAAGCTGGATGAGCCGGGGGCGCCGCAGCTGATCCACACCGTGCGCGGCGTGGGGTACGTGCTGCGGGAGGACTGA
- a CDS encoding HAMP domain-containing sensor histidine kinase, whose product MGRLARLLRRRRPGLVSLGTTFAVSFAAVTAAVTVVVGILSYSAAARLVRVDQQSVFDEVVQDLRDEVRQHRMSPEDFSSSAPGHDLVRPARTDVQVLGADGSVVDPGSPGLPVRQADRIVARASAAGELTEHKDVDVGSDVYRVATVALGGGRGAVQVAQEFSDTEDLLQALQQRTLILMAAVVVGAGLFGWWLARRITRRLVVLTAAAEDVARTRRLGVQVPVTGYDEVGRLGRAFDRMLGRLAQSEEDQRRLVQDAGHELRTPLTSLRTNISLLRRIDEFPPETREELVADLGQEARELTDLVNELVELAAGQSDTEPPQRVDLADIAEDVAGVARRRTGREILVRASGVTSTDGRPGMLTRAVSNLVENAVKFDREGRGPVEIRVAGPARAGVVRVEVLDRGPGIGDEDLVRVFDRFYRAADARSLPGSGLGLSIVREVALAHGGAPFAVRREGGGMVMGFSVGGGV is encoded by the coding sequence GTGGGACGCCTCGCGCGGCTGCTGCGTCGGCGGCGGCCCGGGCTGGTGTCCCTCGGGACCACGTTCGCCGTCTCCTTCGCGGCGGTCACCGCCGCCGTCACCGTCGTCGTCGGCATCCTCTCCTACAGCGCGGCCGCCCGGCTGGTGCGGGTCGACCAGCAGTCCGTCTTCGACGAGGTCGTGCAGGATCTGCGCGACGAGGTGCGGCAGCACCGGATGTCGCCGGAGGACTTCTCCTCGTCGGCGCCGGGGCACGATCTGGTGCGGCCGGCCCGTACGGACGTACAGGTGCTGGGGGCGGACGGGTCCGTTGTCGACCCCGGTAGCCCTGGGCTGCCCGTGCGGCAGGCGGACCGGATCGTCGCGCGGGCCTCGGCGGCCGGGGAGCTGACCGAGCACAAGGACGTCGACGTCGGCAGCGACGTGTACCGCGTGGCGACCGTGGCGCTCGGCGGTGGGCGCGGGGCGGTGCAGGTCGCCCAGGAGTTCAGTGACACCGAGGATCTGTTGCAGGCTCTTCAGCAGCGGACGCTCATCCTCATGGCGGCCGTCGTCGTCGGGGCCGGGCTGTTCGGGTGGTGGCTGGCTCGGCGGATCACTCGGCGGCTCGTTGTCCTCACCGCCGCCGCGGAGGACGTCGCCCGTACGCGGCGGCTCGGTGTGCAGGTGCCCGTCACCGGCTATGACGAGGTGGGGCGGCTCGGGCGGGCCTTCGACCGGATGCTCGGGCGGCTCGCGCAGTCGGAGGAGGACCAGCGGCGGCTGGTGCAGGACGCGGGGCATGAGCTGCGGACGCCGTTGACCTCGTTGCGGACCAATATCTCGCTGCTGCGGCGGATCGACGAGTTCCCTCCGGAGACTCGGGAGGAGCTGGTCGCCGACCTCGGTCAGGAGGCGCGGGAACTCACCGACCTGGTCAACGAGTTGGTCGAGCTGGCCGCCGGGCAGTCCGACACCGAGCCGCCGCAGCGGGTGGATCTCGCCGACATCGCGGAGGACGTGGCGGGGGTGGCCCGGCGGCGTACCGGGCGGGAGATCCTCGTGCGGGCGAGCGGGGTCACGTCCACCGATGGGCGGCCGGGGATGTTGACCCGTGCGGTGTCCAACCTCGTGGAGAACGCGGTGAAGTTCGACCGGGAGGGGCGGGGGCCGGTCGAGATTCGGGTGGCTGGGCCCGCGCGGGCGGGGGTGGTGCGGGTGGAGGTGCTCGATCGGGGGCCCGGGATCGGGGACGAGGATCTTGTGCGGGTGTTCGACCGGTTCTATCGGGCCGCGGATGCTCGGTCGTTGCCGGGGTCTGGGCTGGGGCTGTCGATCGTGCGGGAGGTTGCGCTGGCGCATGGGGGTGCGCCGTTCGCCGTTCGGCGGGAGGGGGGCGGGATGGTCATGGGGTTCAGCGTGGGGGGCGGGGTCTGA
- a CDS encoding MarR family winged helix-turn-helix transcriptional regulator, producing the protein MDERAEISSAKEAADNPLVLAFGRLQGAANRLEYILGRALEEECGISHLMFEVLLILGRAEGAGLSMRAVAQEQVLTTGGATRLVDRMEAAGLVERAEDPGDRRGRLVRLTELGEQTAVRASRAHVENIRRYFLAPLPPEDRDRFAEDLRILSHSARDVLPRLP; encoded by the coding sequence GTGGACGAGCGGGCGGAGATCTCTTCGGCCAAGGAGGCCGCCGACAATCCGCTGGTGCTGGCCTTCGGGCGGCTCCAGGGGGCGGCCAACCGGCTGGAGTACATCCTGGGCCGGGCCCTGGAGGAGGAGTGCGGGATCAGCCACCTGATGTTCGAGGTGCTGCTCATCCTCGGGCGGGCCGAGGGGGCCGGGCTGTCCATGCGGGCCGTCGCCCAGGAGCAGGTACTGACGACCGGGGGTGCCACCCGGCTGGTCGACCGGATGGAGGCGGCCGGGCTCGTCGAGCGCGCCGAGGACCCCGGTGACCGGCGGGGGCGGCTGGTCCGGCTGACCGAGCTGGGGGAGCAGACGGCGGTACGGGCCTCCCGGGCGCACGTGGAGAACATCCGGCGCTACTTCCTGGCGCCGCTGCCGCCCGAGGACCGCGACCGGTTCGCCGAGGACCTGCGCATCCTGAGCCACTCGGCGCGGGACGTGCTGCCGCGGCTGCCCTGA
- a CDS encoding MBL fold metallo-hydrolase: MSTLSFEVLDLDFPAGSRNKTATLVTGENEALLVDAAFTRADGHRLVAEILDSGKTLTTVFVSHGDPDFYFGAEVVADAFPEARFVATPIVIEHIQHSYEGKLKAWAALGPNLPTRLVDLEPLTGDLTLEGHRFELRGGVPELSDRHYLWQAEHRALLGGVLLFQQEHVWVADTATPESRAAWIKLLDDMAALEPELVVPGHRLPGTAADASAIAATRDYLVAFEEELGKAADGAALTEALVARYPDHGMLIAAQIGAKVAKGEMKWG; the protein is encoded by the coding sequence ATGAGCACGCTCTCCTTCGAGGTCCTCGACCTCGACTTCCCGGCCGGCAGCAGGAACAAGACCGCCACTCTCGTCACCGGTGAGAACGAGGCGCTGCTGGTGGACGCCGCCTTCACCCGCGCCGACGGTCATCGCCTCGTCGCCGAGATCCTCGACTCCGGCAAGACGCTCACCACCGTGTTCGTCTCCCACGGCGACCCCGACTTCTACTTCGGCGCCGAGGTCGTCGCCGACGCCTTCCCCGAGGCGAGGTTCGTCGCCACGCCGATCGTCATCGAGCACATCCAGCACTCCTACGAGGGCAAGCTCAAGGCCTGGGCCGCGCTCGGCCCCAACCTCCCCACCCGTCTGGTCGACCTGGAGCCGCTGACCGGCGACCTCACCCTGGAAGGCCACCGGTTCGAGCTCAGGGGCGGTGTGCCCGAGCTGTCCGACCGCCACTACCTGTGGCAGGCCGAGCACCGCGCCCTGCTCGGCGGCGTCCTGCTCTTCCAGCAGGAGCACGTCTGGGTCGCCGACACCGCCACCCCCGAGTCCCGCGCCGCCTGGATCAAGCTCCTCGACGACATGGCCGCCCTGGAGCCCGAGCTCGTCGTCCCCGGCCACCGGCTGCCCGGCACCGCCGCCGACGCCTCCGCCATCGCCGCGACGCGTGACTACCTGGTCGCCTTCGAGGAGGAGCTCGGCAAGGCCGCCGACGGCGCCGCCCTCACCGAGGCCCTCGTCGCCCGCTACCCCGACCACGGCATGCTGATCGCCGCGCAGATCGGCGCGAAGGTCGCCAAGGGCGAGATGAAGTGGGGCTGA
- a CDS encoding nuclear transport factor 2 family protein, giving the protein MSDVATSTAPADVVRRQYLASAAGDLEALRATLAPDVEWTEMAGFPLAGTYRTPEGVTANVMEKLGQDWDGWTAHDDTYVVDGENVVVLARYSAVNKATGKPIDVRVAHAFVVRGGLIVRFEQFVDTALVRDAMTD; this is encoded by the coding sequence ATGAGTGATGTCGCCACCTCCACCGCGCCGGCCGACGTGGTCCGCCGCCAGTACCTGGCCTCCGCCGCCGGTGACCTCGAAGCGCTGCGCGCCACCCTCGCCCCCGACGTGGAGTGGACCGAGATGGCCGGCTTCCCGCTGGCCGGCACCTACCGCACCCCCGAGGGCGTCACCGCCAACGTGATGGAGAAGCTCGGCCAGGACTGGGACGGCTGGACCGCCCACGACGACACCTACGTCGTCGACGGCGAGAACGTCGTCGTCCTCGCCCGCTACAGCGCCGTCAACAAGGCCACCGGCAAGCCGATCGACGTCCGTGTCGCCCACGCCTTCGTCGTCCGCGGCGGACTCATCGTCCGCTTCGAGCAGTTCGTCGACACGGCGCTCGTCCGGGACGCGATGACCGACTGA
- a CDS encoding iron-containing redox enzyme family protein codes for MTSASRHRPAPLPTPRGPLSAAVRAALLGAPAPRNVPEDSPAYGDDLQLALYTLYELHYRGFRDVPDTLEWDSALLACRATLEDRFLTALREDVPTTGTTAGAALDELQVEPTADPDGTSVSFFLRDEGTFDQLREYAALRSLYHLKEADPHAWVIPRLHGRAKAGMVAVEFDEFGAGRPDEIHAELFADLMTDLKLETAYGHYLDAAPAEALATVNLMSLFGLHRALRGALVGHFASVEVTSSPGSRRLAEALRRVGAGPAAVRFYAEHVEADAVHEQVVRRDVVAGLLESEPELEADVVFGVRATTYLEERLAARLLGAWRQGATALRGP; via the coding sequence ATGACCAGCGCCTCCCGGCACCGGCCCGCACCGCTCCCCACGCCCCGCGGCCCGCTCTCCGCCGCGGTACGCGCCGCCCTCCTGGGCGCGCCCGCCCCGCGGAACGTCCCGGAGGACTCCCCCGCCTACGGCGACGACCTCCAGCTCGCCCTCTACACCCTCTACGAACTGCACTACCGCGGCTTCCGCGACGTCCCCGACACCCTGGAGTGGGACAGCGCCCTGCTCGCCTGCCGCGCCACCCTCGAAGACCGCTTCCTGACGGCCCTGCGCGAGGACGTGCCGACCACCGGCACGACCGCCGGCGCCGCCCTCGACGAGCTCCAGGTCGAACCGACCGCCGACCCCGACGGCACGAGCGTGTCGTTCTTCCTGCGCGACGAGGGCACCTTCGACCAGCTGCGCGAGTACGCGGCCCTGCGCTCGCTCTACCACCTCAAGGAGGCCGACCCGCACGCCTGGGTCATCCCCCGGCTGCACGGGCGGGCCAAGGCGGGGATGGTCGCGGTGGAGTTCGACGAGTTCGGCGCGGGCCGCCCGGACGAGATCCACGCGGAGCTGTTCGCCGACCTGATGACGGACCTGAAGCTGGAGACGGCGTACGGCCACTACCTCGACGCGGCCCCGGCCGAGGCGCTCGCCACCGTCAACCTGATGAGCCTGTTCGGCCTGCACCGGGCGCTGCGCGGCGCGCTGGTCGGCCACTTCGCGTCCGTGGAGGTGACCTCGTCCCCCGGCTCCCGCCGCCTCGCCGAGGCGCTGCGCCGGGTGGGGGCGGGCCCGGCGGCCGTACGGTTCTACGCCGAGCACGTCGAGGCCGACGCCGTGCACGAGCAGGTCGTACGACGGGACGTCGTCGCCGGTCTCCTGGAGAGCGAGCCGGAGCTGGAGGCCGACGTGGTGTTCGGCGTCCGCGCGACGACGTACCTGGAGGAACGCCTGGCCGCCAGGCTGCTGGGAGCCTGGCGGCAGGGGGCGACGGCACTGCGCGGCCCCTGA
- a CDS encoding CDGSH iron-sulfur domain-containing protein has translation MAAPADRPRRVRVQRDGPLLIEGPVEVVDEHGEVTVSDRFEVAVCTCRRSRLYPWCDTSHRRRERPTGTAADEGHRT, from the coding sequence GTGGCCGCCCCCGCTGACCGCCCGCGCCGCGTCCGCGTCCAGCGCGACGGGCCCCTGCTGATCGAGGGACCGGTCGAAGTGGTCGACGAACACGGCGAGGTGACGGTCTCCGACCGTTTCGAGGTCGCGGTCTGCACCTGCCGCCGCAGCCGCCTGTACCCGTGGTGCGACACCAGCCACCGCCGCCGCGAGCGCCCCACCGGCACGGCGGCCGACGAAGGCCACCGCACATGA
- a CDS encoding HemK2/MTQ2 family protein methyltransferase — protein sequence MPLTTVGCPTPADPRRCWVPPGVYAPQADTRLLGRALHREPITDRTHVLDLGTGSGALAVEAARLGGRVTAVDISWRAVATTWLNALLNGQSLRVRHGDLASAVPGRRFDLVLANPPYVPAPGAAPPRGPARAWDAGPDGRLLIDRVCDSAPEVLHPTGALLLVHSHLCGVDATLARLTEAGLRAEVVDRTRLPFGPVLRSRLDWLRDRGLANGDTTEELVVIRGRPR from the coding sequence ATGCCCCTCACCACCGTCGGCTGCCCCACCCCCGCCGACCCGCGCCGCTGCTGGGTCCCCCCGGGCGTGTACGCGCCGCAGGCCGACACCCGGCTCCTGGGGCGGGCCCTGCACCGGGAACCGATCACGGACCGGACGCACGTGCTGGACCTCGGCACCGGCAGCGGGGCGCTCGCGGTCGAGGCGGCCCGGCTCGGCGGCCGGGTCACCGCGGTCGACATCTCCTGGCGGGCGGTCGCGACCACGTGGCTCAACGCCCTGCTGAACGGCCAGAGTCTGCGCGTCCGCCACGGCGACCTCGCCTCCGCGGTCCCCGGCCGCCGCTTCGACCTGGTGCTCGCCAACCCGCCCTATGTCCCCGCCCCCGGCGCGGCCCCGCCCCGCGGCCCCGCCCGCGCCTGGGACGCCGGCCCGGACGGCCGCCTGCTGATCGACAGGGTCTGCGACTCCGCACCGGAGGTTCTGCACCCCACCGGCGCCCTGCTCCTCGTCCACTCCCATCTCTGCGGCGTCGACGCCACCCTGGCCCGCCTCACCGAGGCCGGTCTGCGCGCGGAGGTCGTCGACCGCACCCGGCTGCCGTTCGGCCCGGTGCTGCGCTCCCGGCTCGACTGGCTGCGCGACCGGGGCCTGGCGAACGGCGACACGACGGAGGAACTGGTGGTGATCCGTGGCCGCCCCCGCTGA